The DNA window GCACGCTGGATGATGCTCATGTCCAGCCAACCGTGGCGTTCCCAGACCTCGGGACTGCGGCTGCTCCAGAGTCTGAACTCGATGACGCCATCATTCTCGCGTACGTACATGCGTTCCTGTTTGTTCATGGGATCGGGATAGTAATAAAGTCCTTTGTCGTCTTTCACGTAAAGCTCCTTGCGTGATGCTTTGTCTGTAAACGGTCTGTCCGGCACGTATCGGCCTGCTGGTTGATGCGGACAGGGAGCAGGCCGGCAGACAGTCTTCTGAAAAACAGTTATTTGCTGGGTGCGCTGGTTGGCATGGAGCCCTTGATCTCGGCCAGTTCCCGGCTGGTTTTGGCAAGGCGCTGGGCCAGGGTTGTTACCAGACGCAGTGAAAAGTCGGGGTAGTCGGCAAGCATGGAGATCAGCTGCTCGGGGGAATAGACTTCAAGCACCGAGTTGCCCAGGGAGCGTATGCCAGCGGTTCTTCCCTCATTGAGCAGAAATGCCATCTCGCCGAATATCTCTCCGGGTTCCGTGATCACGGCCAGCTGATTGCCGTTCTTGACGACTTCAAGGCCCTTGTCGGTGGAAATGATCCGGTAGATTTCCGTGCTCATTTCGCCATCCTGCATGACCCATTGACCAGGACCCATGGTTTGTATCTTTCCCACGAATTGGGTCTGCATCTGTCCTGGATGGGTCTTGTCGAGTCGGGCCCAGCTTGCCTCCAGGACATGGGCCAGTCCTTTCAGAATGAGCTGGAGTGTACGCGGAGAATTTTGCAGGAGGTCATCAACCATGTCGGCCTGATAGGTGGCCACGCGGCAGGGTTCCAGAGCAATGGCCGTGCAGGGGTGGGTCCCCGATGGATTGATGATGCCCTCAATGCCAAAGGCATGACGTCCACGAAGATGCACGGGAGGTCCATTGCCTTTGGTCAACGCAACACTGCCCCCCAGCAGGATATAAAAACGCAGGGCGGTTTCACCAGCAGCAAAGAGGGTTGCCCCCTCTGGAAACGATTCAATGGCAGGGGCTGGTGCAGAATGTGTGGCAGGGTTGCTGTGTGCGGCGTGCATGAGCGAGGCGAAATCCTGGTGGATGATGACGGAACGATTCTAGGGAGAGATAGAGAAGCAGCTGCGTATGGCTACTGTATCTTCCAATGATTGCACAAGGGATACCACTGTTTCACGCATGTCCTCGGCAAAGGTGATGCGGACCAATGCCCTGTACTTGTCCAGTACCGACAGGTACGCCAAATTGTCGCAAGACTCAAGAATGAACTTGAACAGCGCAATGTCGGTTCGAGGGAGTTCCACATACAGATGGGCGGACCAGCACCGGGGATTGGGGTGGGATCGCGTTGTCCGGGTATCCTTCCCGAGGTGAGCGGTTTCAGAGGATTTCATGGCCGTTCTCCGTTATGACAACCATATGTTCCCACCTGACGCCGCCCCATTGGGGATAGTACAGCCCGGGCTCCGCCGTGACGACCATCCCGGGTTTGAAAACGGCCTGTGATCGTGGTCCCACTGCCGGCGGTTCATGGGTTTCAAGGCCTACACCATGCCCCAGGGAATGGGTGAAATGATTATCCAGACCATGTTTGGCAAAATAGTTTCTTGCTGCCTGGTCGGCATCCTTGATGGCTTTCCCGGGCAGATAGTGCTCTATGGCAAGGCGTTGGGCCTCCTGAACGTGTTTGAGAGTCTCTT is part of the Desulfoplanes formicivorans genome and encodes:
- a CDS encoding cyclic nucleotide-binding domain-containing protein; this encodes MHAAHSNPATHSAPAPAIESFPEGATLFAAGETALRFYILLGGSVALTKGNGPPVHLRGRHAFGIEGIINPSGTHPCTAIALEPCRVATYQADMVDDLLQNSPRTLQLILKGLAHVLEASWARLDKTHPGQMQTQFVGKIQTMGPGQWVMQDGEMSTEIYRIISTDKGLEVVKNGNQLAVITEPGEIFGEMAFLLNEGRTAGIRSLGNSVLEVYSPEQLISMLADYPDFSLRLVTTLAQRLAKTSRELAEIKGSMPTSAPSK
- a CDS encoding DUF4911 domain-containing protein codes for the protein MKSSETAHLGKDTRTTRSHPNPRCWSAHLYVELPRTDIALFKFILESCDNLAYLSVLDKYRALVRITFAEDMRETVVSLVQSLEDTVAIRSCFSISP